The following proteins are co-located in the Nymphalis io chromosome 27, ilAglIoxx1.1, whole genome shotgun sequence genome:
- the LOC126778755 gene encoding putative fatty acyl-CoA reductase CG5065, with protein MRVLHEATCYVTVIIHAAATINFVEPMKVAALTNVRGTREMLKLAKACSNIKSIVHVSTAYANATRSRIKGEVIEDFCDSPINPDTLIQLAEDVPEAILDEMIAPLMREWPNSYTFSKAVTEALVRSQTGHQFASFGLL; from the exons ATGAGAGTTTTACATGAGGCGACTTGTTAT gtAACTGTAATAATACATGCGGCTGCTACGATAAATTTTGTTGAACCTATGAAGGTAGCAGCGTTGACGAACGTCCGTGGCACGAGAGAGATGTTGAAGCTTGCCAAAGCTTGTAGTAACATTAA GTCTATAGTTCACGTGTCCACGGCGTACGCTAACGCTACCAGGAGTCGTATCAAAGGAGAGGTGATAGAGGACTTTTGTGACAGCCCAATTAATCCTGACACGTTGATCCAACTTGCTGAAGATGTTCCTGAAGCTATCTTAGACGAGATGATAGCTcc ACTTATGCGAGAATGGCCAAACAGTTACACATTTTCAAAAGCCGTCACCGAAGCACTTGTAAGAAGTCAGACAGGACACCAATTTGCATCGTTCGGCCTGCTATAG